In Aptenodytes patagonicus chromosome 12, bAptPat1.pri.cur, whole genome shotgun sequence, a genomic segment contains:
- the SMIM32 gene encoding small integral membrane protein 32, whose protein sequence is MIRRISPQEACWGNEGQDTRLTAFALLLYFHRGGNLSKNMYSELLNSTSATEAHLIIQTNTPYLSGTPRPVSSSAFYMSTARVLKEGEINKPDLVTYIILFFFLLLTVTLIVLFINCQLKNSFFATLPYDRSLREARSPWRTQAV, encoded by the exons ATGATCCGGCGCATTTCCCCACAAGAGGCGTGCTGGGGGAACGAGGGCCAGGACACGAG ACTGACTGCGTTTGCTCTCCTGCTTTACTTCCACCGTGGAGGAAATTTAAGCAAGAACATGTATAGTGAATTGCTAAATTCAACCAGTGCCACTGAAGCTCACCTAATCATTCAGACCAACACGCCCTACCTGAGCGGCACACCGAGACCCGTGAGCTCCTCCGCTTTTTACATGTCGACAGCCAGGGTGTtaaaagaaggggaaataaatAAGCCAGACCTGGTGACTTAcatcattctgtttttctttctgctcttgaCTGTGACACTCATTGTGCTCTTCATAAACTGCCAgctgaaaaattctttttttgctACTCTTCCTTACGACAGATCGCTCAGAGAAGCGAGGAGCCCGTGGAGGACACAAGCTGTCTGA